The stretch of DNA GCTAACAATCCTCGGTTTAACGATATTGGCGGGGATAGTCACTAATTTACTCCGCATGAGAGTCTTAAGCGTACTGGCGATTGGTCGAGGCGCTCAAGAGGCGATCGCTACTATTGCTAAATATACTTTCATTACCCTAGGAACGGTAGTCATTCTCCAAATCTGGGGTTTGGATTTAACTTCATTAACCATTGTCGCTAGCGCTTTGGGTGTGGGAGTTGGCTTTGGATTGCAAGATATTGCTAAAAACTTTGGTAGTGGATTAGTTTTGATGTTTGAGCGTCCAATTCAAGTAGGTGACTTTGTAGAAGTGGGAAAATATGCGGGAACTGTAGAAAGAATTGGTTCTCGTAGTACTCTAATTCGGACTGTAGATCGAGTATCAATTATTGTTCCCAACTCGCGCTTTTTAGAAACTGAGATCGTTAACTGGAGTCATGAAAGTGCAATCTCCCGAATTCATTTACCAGTAGGAGTAGCTTATGATTCTGATGTTAGTGTGGTCAAAACTGCTTTGTTAGAAGCAGTTGAAGGCTGTTCTGATGTGTTGTTGAATCCAGTTCCTCAAGTAAGGTTAAAAGGGTTTAGAGATGACGCGATTGACTTTGAACTATTAGTATGGACAAATCAACCTAGCAAGCAGTCTGCACTTAAAAGCGATCTATATTTTGAAATTGAAGCAGCTTTCAAACGTTCCGAGATTCAAGTTCCTTTCCCTCAACAAGATTTACACGTCAGTTCTGGAAGTTTACCCATTGAAGTATCTCCCCAACTAGAAGAAATTTTACTGAATTTGTCCAAACTTGTGACTACTAAAAAGTTTTAAGCAGAAGTCAAAATACTCAATTTAAAAGCATATCAGCTTACCAATTCACTTTGGATAGGCGAGAAATCTTGGTAGAGTAGGGTAGACAATGCCTACCCTACATATAGTGTAGAATTTTTCAATTCGTGTAAATCCTAATTTATATTAATTTACCTTCTTCCTTCTTCCCTCTTCCTTCTTCCTTTTACCTAAAAAATAAGATCGCTGTTTGCAACAAACCAACAATAAATCCCAATACCCCTCCTAAATTTACAATGGCTTGTAATTCACTTTTTACAATTCCTTGAATCCCATTTTCTAAGTTTTCTGCTGACGTGTTTTTCACGCGGTCAACAATCACTTTGTCGATTGATAAAATGGGAATAGCTTGAGCCATGAGTGTTTCCAAATCTTTTTCCAAGTAGCGCTCTAAAATTAAAGCTAATTCCTGACTGACTACTTCCAAAGAAGTGGTAAGAGCGGCTGAATTTCGCAACCTCCCAATCAATAACTTCGCTGTATTTTCCCAATCCATCGATTCATTAAATTTAACTAGCAAGCCTTGACCTTGTTCTTGTAAATATTTACGAACCGTTTCTTGAATAGTCTTTCTTAACTGACGAACTGTAGATACAGGTAAATTTTGTAAAGATAGGTTTTGCAGCCACTCTTGCAAACGCGATTGTAACTTTAGCTGTTGGATTAGATCTTGAAAATTATGATTAGCTGCTTCTGGTTCATCTAAACAAAAATTACGCAAGCGAGTCAAAGTATTTCGCAACCCAAATAAATTCGCCACCACCCAATAAGTACCGCTAGATTTTTCCCTAAATCCTTCATCAATTACTTGAATATTACGATCTGTCAAAAAATCTACAATTGCCATGCGTACTGTATCCGGAGTGAGAAATATTTCTAAAATCCATTCAGACAGTTTATTGGCTTGTTCTTCGTTAAATTGAAGTTCTAACAAAACTTGATCGAAGATTTGATTAATTTGATCTTTGAGGAAATCTTCTCGACGTGATAAAACTTTGATTAATTTGCCTAAAGATTCCCCAAAAATATCTTTTAAGATACTACCTAAAATCTTGGCAGTTTTTTGCTCTTTATCTCCTTGAACTTGGTCTAAAGCTAATCTTAATAACCACAAAATAGCGCTTTGTACCCGTTCGGTTTCTAATAGTCTGCGCGCCAGATTTTGTAACTCCTCTGGAGTCAGGAGAGAACCCATGATTGTATCAGAAATCCTTTGGGCTAATCTTTCTTGATTTCGCGGAATTAAGCCAGGAGTAAAAGGAACTCGTCTTTTTCCTATATATAAAGGACGATAGGGACGAAACAGCATTTTTATGGCTATATCGTTAGTGTAATAGCCAATAATTGTCCCCAAAATAGGAGGACTCACATAAAGCCAAATTTGAGAGAAGTTCAATTTAGTAGTAATTAAGAAAAGAAATTGACAGTAGCTAGCAATTAAGATGAGTTTTCCCAGTTACAGATCCAGAAAATAACTTGCTACTTTATATTCTAAAAAGATTACAGTCTCACTCGCCGAGAAGATCGTTACTTAGTTAAAACTAAAACTCCCATAGCACCTCCTACGAGGAGATAGTGAATCCCCTGAGAAAAACCTGCTTCCTTGGCTAGTTCCACCTGCTCAGAACCAACCGGAAAACGTTCTAAACTAGGAGCGATATAAGCATATTCTTCAGTTAAGCCAAACTCTTGGGCAGTAGGTACGACTATATAATCAAGATACCACTGTTGAAACTTGAGATTGGTGCGATCGCTTGGACGGTGAAAGTCTAGTATTGCTGCTTTAGCTCCAGGTTTGAGGACGCGATGTAACTCTCGCAAACAAAGAGGAATGTCCGTCACATTCCGCAGTCCATACCCCATTGTCACCGCATCGAAAAAGTTATCTGCAAAGGGCAAATTTAGGGCATCAGCCTCCACCCAACTAATATTAACTGGAAAAAACTGATTTTGGGCACGTTGCTGGGCTATGGCTAACTGCTGAACCGCAAAATCAGCCCCAATCACTTGACCAGTTTTTCCGACAGTTTTGGCTAATAAAATAGCGATATCGCCACTTCCACAGCATAAGTCCAGGCAAGTATCTCCTGGTTTTACCTGACTCCATTTTACAGTCATTTGCTTCCAAATTCGATGCAACCCAAAGCTAATCCGGTCATTGAGGCGATCGTATACAGGAGCAATATTGTTGAAAATATCGCGAATTTGGGAAGAGTTTGGCGTTGTTGCTGGAGATTCTACAGTCATGTTTTTTGAAGTGATGCGAGATTTAAGTAAGCTGACGAGAGCATTTAATTTACCAGAAACCTCTTGCAAAAGTGAAAAAATAATCGACTAACTAAACTTAGTTTACAGACTTAGTTTACTTACGACACCCTCTTCTCAGTCTTAACAGAACTACATTTCTATATTAGTGCGCCAATCTTTAACTAACTGCTGCATCGGGATAGGTAACCAAGAGTCATATTGGGGGTAAACAGGTAATCTAGGAACTAACTCCCAACCAGCAAAGTTTAATACCTCTGTTAACTTTCCCAGTTCTAGATGAGGATAGTCAGGATTAACTTCATCTTTTGGAACCAGACCGCCTAAATCACTAGCACCTGCCTCAATACAAGCGATTAACCCACCAATATCTGCAACTAAGTTAGGGGGAATCTGAATTGTAATATCTTGGGGTAAAATTTGCCGTGCTGCGGCTACCACTTCTGGGAGAAGATGAGGATCGAAACCAGGTGCATCCCAGGTTTGTCTGTTTCCTGGAGAATAGGGTTGTAAGATTACTTCTTGAATATTACCGTAGGTGATGTGTAGCTGAGCGATCGCCTCTAATGTTTCCCACCAATCAGCTTTATTTTCCCCAATTCCCATCAAAATTCCGGTAGTAAAGGGAATCTGTAACTTACCTGCCCATTCTAATTGTTCTAGACGTACTTGCGGTACTTTACTAGGTGCATAGCGATGGACAGTTTTGAGTAACTCAGGAGTCATCTGTTCCAGCATTAACCCCATCGAAGCATTGACACCCTTCAAGTGCGCCATTTCTTCATAACTGAGAGGACCAACATTTGTATGAGGTAAAAATCCTCTCTCTAAAGCTAGCTGACAAATATCATAAATCCTTTGAAACCATGCTCGACGCTTGGCAGAATGGGGATGAACTTCTCCACTGAGAATCAGTATTTCGCAAACATAGTGAGATTTTACTGACTCTAAAATGCTGGCTGCTTGGGAGATACTCATCCAAGTATCTGTACCAGGATTGACCCTAAAGTTGCAGTACGTACAGTAATTGAAGCATTCATAGGTCGGTACTAACGTTAAAGCTGGACTGTAGCTAACTTGAAACATATAAGCAAAACCTATTGGAATGATAGTCTAAACAAATCTTAAAAGTGCTTTACATACCTTTACATTTCCGGTCAGAAAAGTTATATTAATTACATCGGAAGCAAGCCAAAGGAAACAAAAGCCCAACTCCGACATATATTATTCACCTTGACAAATCAATAGCACTTATACACACATGACCACCACCATTCAACAGCGCAGCAGCGCCAACGTTTGGGATCAGTTTTGTAACTGGGTCACCTCCACCAATAACCGCCTCTATGTAGGTTGGTTTGGTGTTCTGATGATCCCAACACTACTGAGCGCCACCATTTGCTTCATCATTGCCTTCATCGCTGCTCCCCCAGTGGACATCGACGGTATCCGCGAACCAGTAGCCGGTTCCTTGCTCTACGGTAACAACATCATCTCTGGTGCAGTTGTACCTTCTTCCAACGCCATCGGCTTGCACTTCTACCCAATTTGGGAAGCA from Merismopedia glauca CCAP 1448/3 encodes:
- a CDS encoding mechanosensitive ion channel family protein, whose product is MGKSEPQKHFGVEKRLKSEIKVFPQAIAKSRRIKLAVGGCLVPLLLGAATENAVTSTDLFLGIGAIVAAVILHLLLDWVWKIARGRLEQLLTGSTDRNRQNQPQTLDLLLNLSLLSVRTTLWVLVGLYLANILPVSRGWSHKIAFALSSSLTSPVFSLGKSGYSVLNILFLGLTILGLTILAGIVTNLLRMRVLSVLAIGRGAQEAIATIAKYTFITLGTVVILQIWGLDLTSLTIVASALGVGVGFGLQDIAKNFGSGLVLMFERPIQVGDFVEVGKYAGTVERIGSRSTLIRTVDRVSIIVPNSRFLETEIVNWSHESAISRIHLPVGVAYDSDVSVVKTALLEAVEGCSDVLLNPVPQVRLKGFRDDAIDFELLVWTNQPSKQSALKSDLYFEIEAAFKRSEIQVPFPQQDLHVSSGSLPIEVSPQLEEILLNLSKLVTTKKF
- a CDS encoding DUF445 domain-containing protein, which codes for MTTKLNFSQIWLYVSPPILGTIIGYYTNDIAIKMLFRPYRPLYIGKRRVPFTPGLIPRNQERLAQRISDTIMGSLLTPEELQNLARRLLETERVQSAILWLLRLALDQVQGDKEQKTAKILGSILKDIFGESLGKLIKVLSRREDFLKDQINQIFDQVLLELQFNEEQANKLSEWILEIFLTPDTVRMAIVDFLTDRNIQVIDEGFREKSSGTYWVVANLFGLRNTLTRLRNFCLDEPEAANHNFQDLIQQLKLQSRLQEWLQNLSLQNLPVSTVRQLRKTIQETVRKYLQEQGQGLLVKFNESMDWENTAKLLIGRLRNSAALTTSLEVVSQELALILERYLEKDLETLMAQAIPILSIDKVIVDRVKNTSAENLENGIQGIVKSELQAIVNLGGVLGFIVGLLQTAILFFR
- the ubiE gene encoding bifunctional demethylmenaquinone methyltransferase/2-methoxy-6-polyprenyl-1,4-benzoquinol methylase UbiE gives rise to the protein MTVESPATTPNSSQIRDIFNNIAPVYDRLNDRISFGLHRIWKQMTVKWSQVKPGDTCLDLCCGSGDIAILLAKTVGKTGQVIGADFAVQQLAIAQQRAQNQFFPVNISWVEADALNLPFADNFFDAVTMGYGLRNVTDIPLCLRELHRVLKPGAKAAILDFHRPSDRTNLKFQQWYLDYIVVPTAQEFGLTEEYAYIAPSLERFPVGSEQVELAKEAGFSQGIHYLLVGGAMGVLVLTK
- the cofG gene encoding 7,8-didemethyl-8-hydroxy-5-deazariboflavin synthase subunit CofG, producing MFQVSYSPALTLVPTYECFNYCTYCNFRVNPGTDTWMSISQAASILESVKSHYVCEILILSGEVHPHSAKRRAWFQRIYDICQLALERGFLPHTNVGPLSYEEMAHLKGVNASMGLMLEQMTPELLKTVHRYAPSKVPQVRLEQLEWAGKLQIPFTTGILMGIGENKADWWETLEAIAQLHITYGNIQEVILQPYSPGNRQTWDAPGFDPHLLPEVVAAARQILPQDITIQIPPNLVADIGGLIACIEAGASDLGGLVPKDEVNPDYPHLELGKLTEVLNFAGWELVPRLPVYPQYDSWLPIPMQQLVKDWRTNIEM